The window tgagagaaaagatggacctaagaagcatcagttgtggtgtgcaagagagacgactgcgctggtatggtcatgtggtgagaatggatgaagatagttgtgtgaaaaagtggaagaggtagacccaggaaaatctgggatgtggtggtgaagcacgaccttcaaacattaggtctcaccaaggcaataactagtgaccgagacctttggaagtatgctgtgtgtgagaaaacccggcaggacaagtgagaccataacccgtggcctcttcctgggatgtagccagcccacttatgcatacctttccttcttgggacacaaaactctgcttgtgaagacctgttgaggcaagtgaaatcgaaatcgctcaaaaatcaatggaaattgtagttgtgataccagtgccggtggcacgtaaaagaaccatctgaatgtggccgttgccagcgccaccccaactggcctccatgccagtggcacgtaaaaagcatcaatcCAATTGTGGCTGTTGCTAGCCtcacctggcatgtaaaaagcacccactacactcacggagtggttggcgttaggaagggcatacagctgtagaaacactgccagatcagactgggcctggtgcagcttctggcttcccagaccccagtcgaaccgtccaacccatgctagcatggaaagcagacgttaaacgatgatgatgatgttgacatttAGCACTGTATATATCTGGATATTATCACATAATCTTGTATTACATATAACAATTTTAAACCTCTATCTTTAAAATATCTGTTATTCCATGTGTTACAGAGCATCCCTACTTACCTTTGCCCAAAGAAGTTCTTGCCAAAGAAACTGAACTCAACATTCTGGTAATTCCATACTAAATTTCACTCTTTTCTAAAACTGTTCTGAAATCTTTGTTgttattagttttatttcattttattggtgTGTATGAAATGAACTACAGAATTTTTTTTGTGACTTCCTTCCATCATGGAATGCCTCCTTTGGCTTTTGTTAGTAACTTTGTTGCTcccacaaaaagcacccagtaccctGTGTTTGGTAATTCAGCTGAACAGTGACAACACAGGGCTTGGGAGAGTTCTTTAGTTTTGCTGATGGCAAAGTTACCTCTAAAGTGCTGGTGCCAAAATAAGCCTAGTACTCTGTAAAATGTTTGGTGTGAAGAATGGCATCCAGTCCTAGAATCTGTGCCTAAAATGTGACATTGGAGTAAGATGTAGTCCTGCAACTCATTCAATTATGTTGAactaatgtggccattgccagcaccaccTCCTATGCCAATATGGATAGTGGACAAATGATGATATAAATTGTTAAAATTAATGCAAAATAAACTGGCAAATTGTCAGTCATTAAGTGTAAAGAAAAATGCCTTTGTCTCAACTCTTTGCACTCTGAATTAAAGCACTCTAAGTAGTATTTAATAATGAGAAAGATCTGGGAAATTGTAGTAGTGATGGCTGTTATTTGTTCAGGGGAGAGATGTATGATATTGTAGCAATGATGATTGTTTATGTAAGAGTTGTGCAATATCGTAGCAGTGATGGCTATTTGAGAGAGATATTAGATATTATAGCAGTGATGGATATTGTTAATCTATTTACcattaataatttttatctaaaatttgtcaatattttcatggaaataagacggcaagctggcagaaatgttagcacgccggggaaaatacttagcagtatttcatctgtctttacgttctgagttcaaattctgcctaggttgactttgcctttcatcttttcagaatcgataaattaagtaccagttgcatactggggtcaatctaatcaaccggtcccctccccaaaaattttgggccttgtacctagagtagaaaagaatatttcatggaaATAACACTGCAATTCAGTTCTAACAAAGTTGAAGTGCTTTGGCCTTTATCTGATGTCTCTAACATTCATCGAAGTTAGCATACACCATTGTTTGTTCTGTCAAGGCATTGAAACAGATTTAACTCAATTTCTAATCCTGAATGGCCTAAATACTAGAATTATATCAATTACAATAAAGCATGAGAACaggatatatattgtattgttaaCACTATAAGCTATTTAGTTTTTTCCCCCTTCAGTTTATTCAAGCACAGTCATGACTGTAGAGTTAAGACGTTTGCTTTGCAAgttcatggttttgggttcagttccactgtgtagcaccttggtcatgtcttcttctataaccccaggccaaccaatgccttgtgaatgaatctggtTGGTGGAAACTGCAAAAACATGTCATATGTGTGTCTCCATCGCCTCTTGACAACAGGTGATAGTTTATTTActtccccttaacttagtggttcaacaaaagagaccaactacaagatttttgaaaaaataagtactgtggtcaatttatccaattaaaacccttcaaggtggttccTCAGCATAGCTACAGTCCAGTGACTGGAATATTTCACTGTGACAAACTGGCATTATTTCATtgccatcagttttttttttttgtttttttttaaatcaaaaatcaaaaggaaattgtagttgtgataccagtgccggtggcacgtaaaagaacaatccgaatgtggccgttgccagcaccacctcgactggcctctatgccggtggcacgtaaaaagcaccaaccaatcatggctgttgccagcctcgcctggcacctgtgccagtggcacgtaaaaggtgcCCACtacacacggagtggttggcgttaggaagggcatccagctgtagaaacactgccagatcaaactgagCCTGGTactgcctcctggcttcccagaccccagtcgaactgtccaacccatgctagcatggaaagtggacgttaaatgatgatgatgatgaataaaatatttttattgttttatttcagagCCAGAAAGATTTACAGGAAAACTTTCTTGCCAACTTTTTAGCCCAAACTGTCGAAAATCCAAGTCATACACTTGAAATCATCACAGAAGACCAAAAAATTCAATCAAGATGGGTCGACTGGAGGACACAACGACATCTCACCAAATCTAAACATCACAAGAAAACTCTATCATCCAAACTGAGGaaacaattgaaaatatttcacattCAACCTGAAGTCCAAAAGTGAGAAATTCTTGTCAATCGTAGTTGttaccgtctctctctctctctctctctctctatatatatatatatatatatatatataaattattacattaGACATTGAACTACTGGCTTTGTTGTAAataaagacttgaggtattttgtgttgcaagacaccatgtgagagagaatcgtgatgttgtaggagagaaatgtgtccgcatggatgatggttctcttgcattaaacgaggctgcaaagagagaggtttggagatgccactatgaaaggttgctgaataaagaaaatggatgggagaaagagagtctgccgaatgttgacccaacagggaccagctatccaagttgacagtaccttggtaaaTAAAACAAGagtatgaaaacagggaaagcccctggcccatcaggaatcactgcagagatgctcaaaatatctggcagtgtcggctatagcttagttaCCCATATAgataaccaggtgatacacgaaggagtcatacctaatgactggtgtagcggcactatagtcaactgctacaaaggtaaaggtgatgctttaggcACAAATAATTACATAGGTATCAagttgctggatcaggtaatgaaggtcacagagagggtcatagcccaactaattagggagagagttagtttagatgagatgcagtttgggttcgtgccagggaaaagcaccactgatgctatatttctggtaagacagctgcaggagaaatacttagccaaaaataaacctctgtacctggcttttgttgacatagagaaagcccccaatctcttatctggtggtcaatgaggtaactagggatagatgaatggttagtgagagctgtacaagccatatacaagacgctgtcagtaaggtgagggttggcaacgagtacactgaagaattcagggtagaggtaggagtccaaggttcagtccttagacccctcctatttatcatagtcctccaggcaataacagaggaattcaagacaggatgcccctgggagctcctctatgctgacaaccTTACTCTAATTGCttagtcactatcagaactcggagaagtttcaggtgtggaaacaaggattagaatcaaagggccttagagtcaacctagctaaaaccaaagtcctaataagtaggaagccAGGCAAACTAcagatcccttcaggtagatggccctgctcgatctgtagaaaaggcgtaggtagaaactctataagatgtacccggtgtaagctatggacacataagaggtgcagcaatgtcaaaggaaggctaactgggaagatagtttttgtatgtggcagatgctcaggagcaataaacgctgaaaatgtgcagagaacaattTTTGCCACactccagggggaaaaactagaagtagttgatatcttccattacctaggtgacctagtcagtagcgggggagtgtgcgctgaaagtgtagctgctagaataagaatagcctgggcaaagttcagagagcttttacctctgctggtgaccaagggcctctcactcagagtaaaaggtagactgtatgacgcatgtgtacgaagagccatgctacatagcagtaaaacatgggccgtgactgctgagaacATGCATAAACTTGcagggaatgaagccagtatgatccgatgggtgtgtaatgtcagtgtgcatattcgacagagtgtaagtaccttgagagaaaagttggacctaagaagcatcagaaatggtgtgcaagagagacgactgcactggtatggtcatgtagcgagaatggatgagaatagctgtgtgaaaaagtgccacaccctagcggttgagggaacccgtggaaaaggaagacctgggattaggtggtgaagcatgacctttgaacattaggcctcacagaggcaatggctagtaaccaagacttttggaaatatgctgtgcttgagaagacacggcaagccaagtgaaaccataacctcgtggcctatgccaggggtgtaaccagcccacttatgcgtacctttccttcattggacactaaactctgcttgcgaagacctgttgaggcaagtgaaatcgtaatcaaattcgatgactggcatctgtgctagtagagcgctaagagcaccatccaagcaaggttgttgccagtgctgctggactggctcctgtgaaggtggcacgtaaaaaataccatttgagcgtggctgttgcaggtaccacctgactggccctcatgccggtggcacgtaaaagcacccactacactctcagagtggttggcattaggaagggcatccagctgtagaaacccgaccagatcaagattggagcctggtgcagccatctggttcgccattcctcagtcaaatcgtccaacccatgctagcatggaatatggacgttaaatgatgatgatgattcagtttGCTTGGTTAACAACAATTTTCATTCATATAACATATGAatcagccataaaaaaaaagtttgcaaaatatatttcagatgtactcacagataataaaaatattaaaaagtaattttgAAGTCTGTTTGACTGATAAGAGAACTGAAGTAACATTGTAACAGTTCATGTTTAATTCTGTAAATGATACTTGACATCATTAGTAGTAGCATTAATGTTTTAAATCTTTTGTAGCCATACATCTAATGAATACAGTCAATGCATTCTAGAAAATAATAAACTCTTTCTTGTgggttagtaaaataactaactttatcattattaagctgctGCTTGGAGTGTaactaaaaaataaagtaataattctTTCATAAAATTACAGTAGAGtttaatttaaatgtgaaaaCTTGAAAATTTAAGGTTTTGTACAACAGAAGCATCAATGGCTTCATAACATGGCTAAACAATACAATATTCTCTGTTTTGGGAGTTATAACATCTCAATTATGAGGTCCAAACATATAGAAGTATTTGTATTCCATATAATTCTACCCAAAATTTACCTGCTCTGCTATACAAATTTCATATCAACCACAGCAACCAATATCTTTAAAGCTTGGTTACTTTCTCAAATTATTATGCAAGATAAGTTTAGGTTATATTTGCAACAGACTAACTTATTCTTCTCCAAACACTAAAACCTCTGTATTAATTGCTATAAACTACCTTAATTGTGTGATTAGGGAGTTCACTTCATAACCAAATGGGTTTAGGCTCCATCCTTCTGTGTGGCACCCTAGTATCTTCACTATACCCTTAGTTTCACCAAAGGAatatgagtgaaatttgataaacagaaattaTAGGGAGCAATGTCTACTTTTttgtgcttgcatgagtcagacaaaatttgtcaccaacctttacctgttttcaagcaatgtaatatttccctatacacagacatgttttcacagatgaTTGGAAACACAAGACTTtgcttcttgtgggtagtaaagaaataggtattaaagggaaaggcaaagtgatgtcgcaacccatttctacagctgagtgaactggagcaacgtgaaataaagtgtcttgctcgagaacacaacatgcagtccagtccgggattcaaactcacaatctcacaatcgtaagctcgatgctctaaccactgagccatgttatatatatatatcagtgaaagatatataaaatggTAAGAAATTACTGATAGATCAGTTGTCAAATAAAATATTCCTCGGGTATTTACCCAAGTTGCGCAACCTGTCAGTCTCACCATCAAGAAATATAGTGAACTAGTGATCAGCCTGTTGAAAACCTATATCCAcacgatacacacacattacCTCTTTCTACTCCTCATTTCCTGGCATAAAGTTACCTCCCCACTCCTTGGGgttcatagtcttgcaagctgcattgcatcctcactagtgttggtggcaTGAAAAATACACTCACTTcccactgtaaaatggttgacattaggaatgacatccaactatagaaatgtcaaagcagacactggagcacaatacAGTCCTTTGGTGCATCAGATTCAGTCAAGTCATCCAACTCCTGCCTACATGGAATAAaggtattaaatgatatatacctcataaagcggcaagctggcagaaacattagcacgccgagtgaaatgcatagccatatttcgtctgggttcaaattccgccgaggtcgactttgcctttcatccttacggggtcgataaattaagtaccagttacacactggggttaatgtaatcgacttaatccatttgtctgtccttgtttgtcccctctgtgttaagccccttgtgggtagtaaagaaatatatagcttataagacagcgagctggcagaaaacgttagcacgtcgggtgaaatgcttaccggtatttcgtctgccgttacgttctgagttcaaattccgccgaggtcgactttgcctttcatcctttcggggtcgataaattaaagtaccagttacatactggggttgatgtgatcgacttaatacctatgtctgtccttgtttgtcccctctatgtttagccccttgtgggtaataaagaaataggtatttcgtctgctgctacgttctgagttcaaattccgccgaggtcgactttgcctttcatccttccgggggcgatgaattaagtaacagttacgcagtggggtcgatataatcgacttaatccgtttgtctgtccttgtttgtcccctctgtgtttagccccttgtgggtagtaaagaaataggtattaaatgatatatagcTCAACATTCTTTATTTCTTGGAAGATTGGGACATTCTAAATAGTTCCCTATAATCTCCTCAGTGCAGATTAtctaaatgtgagagagagaagaattatCTTCactatttaactggtacttaataaagCCACAAGCTGACTCTGTCAATCAGTTACCTTCACTATTTGATGATGTTTctactttctttttacttttcgtcAGGTTTCATAACTTTCTTCCTCTTCATAAATTATGGAAACAGTATATGAAGCAGTTAATTCAGTTTGAGAAGTAAGTAGCTATTCTCgtttgaaaactttttgaaaagtaAGTTTACATAAATTTTTGACAGATTGGGATGTTGGGTCGCAGGCGTTTTTACCCCCGCTGACTTGCTGCTGAAGGCACACAATATTGTGACAgacaaataaaggaaagaaaatgtactgaaatgaaaatgaaattattaaatatgGAGTTATGTCCCCTCAAATGACATGTACATACTGCAAAAGACTATTGTTAACGAAAGGTGATTTATTTATACGGGGTGTGTTTGGTCTCTTTGGTATAAAAGGACACACGATCGTCTGAATTACGACAAATGCGTAGTTCAGTTCACATGGTTCTGTGCATATTTTTTCTAACATGGATATGGGCTTTTAAAGTGtcttgatttaattttatttcatttcatctagattcagctcacgagctgtggccatgctggggcaccgccattcattGTGTGACGCTtactgcacctaggtttcccaagcggtcacccatctaagtactaactaggcttgacgttgcttaacttcggtgatcagacgagaaccggtgctttcaacgtgatatggccgtattGTTCATTCAAATGTATCGAAAAAACATAGCTTTATGTAGTTTCTGTTTGATAATTATGAGCATCTTCATACGTCTTTAGCTTCTGTGATGGTCCATGCACAACTTGTAAAATTGttatgtagaaaaatattttttctcagtGCTAAAACATTCCTAACCCCCTTGTAAGAGCCAGATTACCTGAAGTATTTTCTAATAAGTACAAGATAATTGATGGAATAAATTCAATAAACTCACAACTCATGACCTAAAATGAGAATTTAAATCGAAATGCTTAACATTCTTAACAAGAAATCAAAGTTGGTTGAATGTAATAGGTTTTCTTATTTATCCAAATTTTAATGTTAAATCAATAATCTTTTTAATCCTTTTACCTCCACTCTTGCAGCATTAGCCCAAATAATTTAATGGCAGTCAATCTGAAAGTTCTGAAAGCTGATTATCATGGATGTTACCTCACCGTTTCCAAGTCAAAATGTCCCTCATACGTTGGCACAACTGGCATTGTTCTGATGGAAACCAagaacattttcaaaataattacaaaagatgataaattcaaatgtatgtatcttaaacaccaccatctctctcattctccatctctatcttcctctctcaccttctccaACTGGGGTATCTTTGTATCTCTTCAACAGCATGATACCAGTCTTTGTCCCTCTGTTACTCTTTTAACCTCtcatcattaccagcgtcgccttactggcactcgagccctgtgctagtagggtattaagagcgccatccaagcgtgatcattgccagagcggctatctgacctccatgctggtggcacgtaaaagacaccattcgagcatgatcgttaccagcatcgccttactggtacctgtgccggtcgcatgtgtaaaagattcaagcgagatcgttgccaggactgcctgactggtcctgtgctggtggcacgtaaaagcacccactacactcttggagtggttggcgttaggaagggcatccagctgtagaaattcagccagatcaagattgaagcttggtgcagctgtctggttcgccagccctcagtcaattgtccaacccatgctagcatggaaagcggacgttaaacgatgatgatgatgataatgatgatcaactgacacaaagccacctccctcaatactacttctCTCCAATTCAGGggactttgtcttgcaagttgctcAGTGACTCCAGCAGTACTGGTACCATGAAAAGTGCACCCAATATACTCTGGaaattggttggtgttagaaagggcattgtccagctgtaaaaaccatgtcaaaacagataaTAGAACTTGACACAACCCTCTGGCTTACCAACTCTTTTCAAACCGGGCatcccatcccagcatggaaaatgtacaTTAAATTCTGatgatgtatcttttatcttgcttcggtcattggattgtggccatgctggggcactgccattaagggtttagtcaaacaaattgatcccagcacttttaagtttggtatttattctatcagaatAGTTGTCTAGCATTAGTGAgggacacactctctctcacacacacacacatatatatatatatatatatatatatataaatgttcatgtacatatatgttccaGGCATTCAGAAAACCCACTTCTTTCCATCGAGGGCTTAGataccccaatattagactatttcctTTAATCAATACACGGTGATCATTTATACGCTTtataaatattcatcatcattgtttaacatccgctttccatgctggcatgggttggatggtttgactgagaagtGGTAAACcagtgggctgcaccaggttccaatctgatttggcaaggtttctattgctggatgcccttcctaatgccaaccactccatgagtgtagtgggtgctttttacatgccactggcatgggtaccattGACCTGACTCTGGCATCAGCCATAACTggggtctcacttggcttggcaggtcaacacaagcatggtatatcaCCAGGAGTCCTGGTCTCCTGTCactgtctccatgaggcccaatgctcgaatggtgcttttatgtggcaccggcacaggtgccagccagacagcacagcatatcacccaacgTTTGAACGGTactacatgccaccgacacggatgccagtcagacGATActtggcatcggccatgactatgatttcactcagttcaacaggtcttcacaagcacagcatatcgtcTAACGATTGAAAGGTGATTTTCATGGGCCATTTAcacgacactggcatcggccatgactacaatctcacttggcttaacgtcactgcctccatgaggtccaatgcatgaacagtgctttttatgtggcatgggTGTCAGTCAGGCTACACTGGCATCGGCCCCGgcttattatttacagaattgtcactTGTCGCCACTTCTACATTTAATGCAGAAAATGcacatgtttgtttaaaaaaactaTGAAATTATAGTTAAGTCTAACAGGAAAAAGTGAGTGGTTATGATGGTGTAATGGTTAGTACACTTATTGCAAATATAAGAGGTGTGAGTTCAAGTCCCATGTTTACAGAAAACCCACTTTTTTCCATCATGGGCTTATATGCCTCAATATTAGACTACTTACTTTAGTCAATACatggtgatcgcttataagcttataaaatgttattattatttacaatatatatatatgatggactctcctgttatAAACTACAAATGAGGGTTCAgcaacttcttatttctttatggcccacagggggctaaacatagaggggacaaacaaggatagacaaagggttaagtcgattacattgaccccagtgtgtaacttcgtttttttttttgagcaatgtgaaatgaagtgttttgctcaagaacacaacacatcgcctgctccaggaatcgaaaccacaaccttatgatcatgagttcaacaccctaaccactaagccacatgcctccaaaCAGGTTGCCAAACAACCTGTACAGATGGTTTGTttgtgctgcacattagctcGTTCCCTCTATCCAATCGATATTGCCTCTACAGGTGCACTGTCTGCCACTTGTTAAATGTTggaatgattgcagagcaatgtgaaatgaagtgtttttgctctagaacacaacacactgcctaaTCCAGGAACTAAAActacaatcttgcaatcatgaatgCAGTACCTCTAGAGTACACACTGGACTTCTACACAATTTTCCCTTTACCAAATTCGTTCACAAGCCATTGATCAACTCTGGCTataatagatgacacttgcccatggtgccctGCAATGGGACTGTACCTGAAACTAAAGGGTTGCAAAGTTAACCACATAGCCAAAACatgacatttattttctttttctgtcttgagTTTTCTCGACTTCTTACTTCACCTTTGGATCTTTACAGtctgaattattttttctttctttctttctacaggTATACCTAAGAAAAATTCAGTATTCTGTTTCAGTCTTGATGCCTACTGTTTCACTCTGTATGGTAACCACATGAAAGTGAAAGCCAGTGAAAGAAGCCACCGGAAATTTAAAACTAAATCAACAATAGacctataagtaaataaatattatttcaatattttaatcattttctaaccttttttttttttttgaaacaccATTTTGGAACTTGAGATGGGAGGGTGTAGACAGTATTGATACACTCTTGAATCCCATGTAAACCAGCTTGCAAGATGATGGTTTCCTGATCTGGGAACTACTTCCAAGGGACACTTTACTGgatctttttttttactaaacattTTAATAACTTCTCTTCACATCTACATATTTAATCCTTTATACTTTTCTAATATATTAAATCAATAACACATTTTGCTAATTACTTTTACAAACTTTATACACAATTTTATCTAAAACCCTAAAACCACCACCTATTTTGGGTTGCATTATCAGTTTTCCCTGTTGGCATGGTttagacggtttgacaggagctggccaaccaGGGAGCTGtctaggctccaattgtctgctttggtatggtttctgttGTGGGGTGTccttcctcacaccaaccactttacagagtgcactgggtactTTATACATGGTGCCAGCTCACACTTTATATGTGGCACTGGAATGAGAgctttttatgcagcactggtacaggtgcttttGATGGGGCACCAGCCTTAAAGCAACCACCTGTTTCTAACTGCATATGTTCTGTAAAAAATAGTTCTCATTCTTGTTAATAATTTTTAACTCTAACATTGTTAAAAGCACAATTCATTTTTTAATAAAGTAGGAAGGAGCTTCTTCCTGGCTAATACATTGCATAATAGTATTTTCAAAAGTATTGTAAAACATTTACCAGTATTTATGCATTATGCAATTTAAATGCTGAAAATTACCTAAAAGTCACAATTATGTATTTCTATGACTCTTGGCACTTTACAAGGTTGGTTTTTGTCATTttattacttacatatatattttacttttagaaTATAGTTCTACAAAAGAAAACTTATTTGAATGTAGAATACATGATTATACATTTTACAGGAAAAGGGATGCCAGTGGGTTTGAAGTTTCAACCTACTAGCCTTCATTGGACAGCCCAACAAAGGCTTGCAGGCTGAAACTTGGAAGTCACTATCACCTGTCTTCttgtaaatctctatatatatatatatacacacacacacacacactcttttacttgtttcagtcatttgactgtgaccatgctggagcactgcctttagtcaagcaaatcaaccccaggacttattctttgtaagcctagtacttattctgtctcttttgcctaaccactaagttatagggacgtaaacacaccagcatcggttatcaagcaatgttggggggggggcaaacacaggcacacaaacatatacacatatatacg of the Octopus sinensis linkage group LG1, ASM634580v1, whole genome shotgun sequence genome contains:
- the LOC115209005 gene encoding ribonuclease P protein subunit p29, coding for MSKSSTEHPYLPLPKEVLAKETELNILSQKDLQENFLANFLAQTVENPSHTLEIITEDQKIQSRWVDWRTQRHLTKSKHHKKTLSSKLRKQLKIFHIQPEVQKFHNFLPLHKLWKQYMKQLIQFENISPNNLMAVNLKVLKADYHGCYLTVSKSKCPSYVGTTGIVLMETKNIFKIITKDDKFKCIPKKNSVFCFSLDAYCFTLYGNHMKVKASERSHRKFKTKSTIDL